One Vallitalea pronyensis genomic region harbors:
- a CDS encoding HAD-IA family hydrolase, whose protein sequence is MNVKGIKAILFDSGRVLNRPKTGNWFISPNFYQYVSEDTLKKLNQENVNRAFRKAYDYICSQHKITTREEEYKHFYQFYSIIRKELPDLSLDRKKVAEITKDIVYNDDKYVFYDDVYEIIPKLEKTYDLGIISDAWPSLINVYEKANLHGYFKVFVISTLIGVEKPNPKMYTIALDALKIKPHEALFIDDRPSNCQGAQALGIPAMVLSRDEENMLHHDFPVISGLQALASILELDRHK, encoded by the coding sequence ATGAATGTTAAGGGTATTAAGGCTATTCTATTTGATTCAGGGAGAGTATTGAATAGGCCTAAGACAGGGAATTGGTTTATTTCCCCAAATTTTTATCAGTATGTAAGTGAAGACACCTTAAAAAAACTAAATCAAGAAAACGTAAACCGAGCATTTAGAAAGGCATATGATTATATTTGTTCACAACATAAGATAACGACCCGAGAAGAAGAATATAAACATTTTTATCAATTTTACAGTATCATTAGAAAAGAATTGCCAGATTTATCGTTAGATAGAAAAAAAGTAGCTGAGATTACCAAGGATATCGTATATAATGATGATAAGTATGTTTTTTATGATGATGTCTATGAAATAATTCCAAAACTAGAAAAGACATATGATTTAGGAATTATCTCGGATGCTTGGCCATCTTTGATAAACGTCTATGAAAAGGCTAATCTGCATGGGTATTTTAAAGTTTTTGTCATATCCACCTTAATCGGTGTGGAAAAACCTAATCCTAAAATGTATACAATAGCTTTGGATGCGCTCAAGATTAAACCCCATGAAGCACTATTTATAGATGATCGTCCCAGCAATTGTCAAGGAGCACAAGCTTTAGGGATACCTGCTATGGTTTTAAGCCGAGATGAAGAAAATATGTTACATCATGATTTTCCTGTTATATCAGGGTTACAGGCGTTAGCTTCAATATTAGAGCTAGATAGGCATAAGTAA
- a CDS encoding YidC/Oxa1 family membrane protein insertase has product MQMIIDFLSNILNHINLFVNDWGITIIVVTLLIKVLLIPMTIKQRRSMELQQKFTKQVDALKKKYKHDKKRLDQEMAKLSSQFSGNMMGCLLTFVQLPIMISLYRAISHIPIEIPTTVLLPWISNIKAPDGYFLIPIISLVIHLMPNMLHYLSIFKELDIQKPNKTMIIITLLMNVIFISQAPVIIGIYWIISGLYSFLEQFVSYWIKAKKLRVSP; this is encoded by the coding sequence ATGCAAATGATTATTGATTTTTTATCAAATATATTGAACCATATCAACTTATTCGTTAACGACTGGGGGATTACCATTATTGTTGTTACCCTACTCATAAAAGTCTTGTTAATTCCCATGACCATCAAACAAAGACGAAGTATGGAGCTTCAACAGAAATTTACAAAGCAAGTGGATGCCCTTAAGAAGAAATATAAGCATGACAAAAAGAGATTAGACCAAGAAATGGCTAAACTTTCAAGTCAATTTTCTGGCAATATGATGGGTTGTTTATTAACCTTTGTCCAACTCCCGATTATGATTTCACTTTATCGTGCCATTAGTCATATACCTATTGAAATACCAACGACTGTCCTTTTACCTTGGATTTCAAATATTAAAGCGCCTGATGGTTATTTTTTGATACCCATCATTTCACTCGTTATCCATCTCATGCCAAACATGCTGCATTACTTAAGTATATTTAAAGAACTGGATATTCAGAAGCCTAATAAAACCATGATTATCATCACATTGCTAATGAATGTTATCTTCATATCCCAAGCACCTGTTATCATTGGCATCTATTGGATTATATCTGGGTTATACAGTTTCTTGGAGCAGTTTGTGAGTTATTGGATAAAGGCAAAAAAATTGCGTGTTTCACCCTAA
- a CDS encoding PhzF family phenazine biosynthesis protein, which yields MYKLYHMSGFTINQTGGNPAGVVIDGEQLSEIDMQKIAKEVGYSETAFVLPSDVADYKCRFFTPTEEVDLCGHATIATYNLLRDLKRVGEGEFTQETKAGVLKVIILQNQVYMEQNKPQFCERVMVQEIEKCFQGTYHDYINTKLPIQVVTTGMRDIMLPIKSLQHLKQLQPKYEAIVQLSKKYQVTGIHSFTTETSHQASAQCRNFAPVCGIEEESATGTSNGALACYLSKYQDIATKHNYVFEQGYCMDMPSEIKVMLQFQYNRVSEVWVGGCAERLKKDE from the coding sequence ATGTATAAATTATACCATATGAGCGGCTTCACCATTAATCAAACAGGAGGAAATCCAGCAGGTGTAGTGATAGACGGTGAGCAACTGAGTGAAATAGACATGCAAAAGATAGCAAAGGAAGTGGGTTATTCAGAAACGGCATTTGTGTTGCCATCGGATGTAGCGGATTATAAATGCAGATTTTTTACACCCACTGAAGAAGTGGATTTGTGTGGACACGCTACCATTGCAACTTACAATTTGCTTCGAGACCTTAAGCGTGTGGGTGAGGGAGAATTTACCCAAGAAACGAAAGCAGGGGTATTGAAAGTAATCATCCTACAAAACCAAGTCTATATGGAACAAAATAAGCCTCAATTTTGTGAAAGGGTAATGGTCCAAGAAATAGAAAAATGCTTTCAAGGTACATACCACGATTATATAAATACGAAGCTGCCTATTCAGGTTGTCACAACAGGAATGAGAGATATCATGTTGCCTATTAAAAGCTTACAGCATTTGAAACAGTTACAACCTAAATATGAAGCCATCGTACAGCTTAGTAAGAAGTATCAAGTAACAGGAATCCATAGCTTTACAACGGAAACAAGCCATCAGGCATCAGCTCAATGTAGAAATTTTGCTCCTGTTTGTGGTATTGAAGAAGAGTCGGCTACAGGTACATCTAATGGAGCATTGGCTTGCTACCTTAGTAAGTATCAAGATATAGCTACTAAGCATAACTATGTGTTTGAGCAGGGTTATTGCATGGATATGCCTTCTGAAATAAAAGTAATGTTACAATTTCAATATAATAGGGTTTCAGAAGTATGGGTTGGTGGCTGTGCTGAGCGATTAAAGAAAGATGAATAA